The following coding sequences are from one Perognathus longimembris pacificus isolate PPM17 chromosome 13, ASM2315922v1, whole genome shotgun sequence window:
- the LOC125362049 gene encoding mas-related G-protein coupled receptor member X2-like has protein sequence MEEMTTNGEFLSKDTTIPALKTEVPNISEDGHLHGPCALEELILNSLTFIVAVVGMAGNAAVLWLLGFRMRRKAISVYILNLAAADFLFLCFNFLNSIQDITSLITHIHSHLFNFFSSGFFCSYTASLSFLSAISLERCLSVVCPIWYRCRRPRHTSIFVCLLIWALSLLLTILRSYHCIVMNSLHLSNWCLRMHSFSAGYLTLLLVALSGSSLAIIIKMFCGSGRMPMTRLYVTVLLTVLVFIFCGLPYGIRYSLKNWFYVNDQNISCFFFLLLFFLSCVNSCANPIIYFFVGSFRQQRRKTLKWFLQRALQDTTDDECVGSVSRGALEMSGNKEAEKSSDDQLLSWS, from the exons ATGGAAGAAAT GACCACCAATGGAGAGTTTCTGAGCAAGGATACAACCATACCAGCTTTGAAGACAGAAGTCCCAAACATTAGTGAAGATGGACATCTCCATGGACCTTGTGCCTTGGAGGAGCTGATTCTTAACTCACTGACTTTCATTGTGGCTGTGGTTGGAATGGCAGGAAATGCAGCTGTGCTCTGGCTCCTGGGCTTCCGGATGCGCAGAAAAGCCATCTCCGTCTACATCTTAAATCTGGCCGCCGctgacttcctcttcctctgcttcaACTTTTTAAATTCGATACAAGACATCACAAGCCTTATAACTCATATCCACAGCCATCTCTTTAATTTCTTCTCCTCTGGGTTCTTCTGTTCTTATACTGCAAGCCTGAGCTTTCTCAGTGCTATTAGCCTGGAGCGCTGCCTGTCTGTAGTGTGTCCTATCTGGTACCGCTGCCGCCGCCCAAGACACACATCGATATTTGTGTGTCTGCttatctgggcactgtccctgttgcTGACCATTTTAAGAAGTTATCACTGCATTGTCATGAATAGTCTTCATCTTAGTAATTGGTGTCTAAGAATGCACTCTTTCTCTGCTGGATACCTGACTCTCTTACTTGTGGCTCTCTCAGGGTCCAGTCTGGCTATAATAATTAAGATGTTCTGTGGCTCTGGACGGATGCCAATGACCAGGTTGTATGTGACCGTCCTGCTCACAGTGCTGGTCTTCATCTTCTGTGGTCTGCCCTATGGCATCCGCTACTCTCTAAAAAATTGGTTTTATGTTAATGACCAAAATATCTCCTGCTTCTTTTTTCTGctcttgtttttcctctcctgtgtTAACAGCTGTGCCAACCCCATCATTTACTTCTTTGTAGGCTCCTTTAGGCAGCAGCGGCGAAAGACTCTCAAATGGTTCCTCCAGAGGGCTCTTCAGGACACGACTGATGATGAGTGTGTAGGTAGTGTTTCTCGGGGGGCCCTGGAGATGTCAGGAAACAAGGAAGCAGAGAAGAGCAGTGATGACCAGCTTCTGTCTTGGTCTTGA